DNA from Candidatus Dormiibacterota bacterium:
AGTTGAGCTTGACCTCCTGTCCGCCCACGCTGCTGGACGGGGACCGATCGAGCGGGCCGCCGATGCTCACGAGATCCCCCTCGATCACGGCGTTCTCATGGATGTGCGTCGGGGACATGACCGCGATGACATCTCCGCGCACGCTGCCGCTGATCTCGACGCTCCCCAGGATCACCACGACGTCGCCGGTGACTTCCCCCTCGACGCGCACCTTCCCCAGCAGGCAGACGATGTCGTCGTGATGGACCTCTCCCTTCGGCACGTACGCTTCGTCGGAGATGGTGACGGTCGGCGATCCCTCGCCGACCCGCACGTGGTGCCGTCGCAACAGGTGCCCGCCGTCCCGCTCGGCGGGCGTGGCGGTTGCGCCGGGCTCCACGGCGCTCTCGGAGTCTCGCGCCTGCCCCGCGGCCACCGGAGCGATACCGAGGCACAGGACCGCCGCGATGAGGGGCACGAGGACGCGTGGCAGGACGCGCTGGTTCATCGGATTCCTCCCTGGAGGTCCACTCGAGGCGCCGTCTTGCGGGCGCTGGCGAAGACGTAGGTGCTGAACAGGATCGAAAAGACGCCGCCGGCGGCCGCCAGCAGACCGGCTCCGCGAAGAAGCGGGGCGGCGACCTCGAGAAGGGCCCGGCCGGCGCGCAGGATCGGCAGGACAAGGGCCAGGGCCCTCGCCCCGAGATCGGCTGCCACGCGACCGAACACCATGAGGACGTGCCAGCCCGAAAGCCCGAGACCGACGATCTCGCGCACCCCTTCGTCGCCACCCCGGACCAGCACGAAGAGCGTCGATCCCAGGAAGGCGAGCGCGGCGCAGGCGAGCAGGAGCGACGAGGCCCAGGCGAGACGGGAGACGCGCGGCGACGCCGTGAGGGGCCGCAGCCTGTCCATCTCGGCGGCGATCCTGGCCATGACCCGGGGCGCGACGTCGCACTCCACCGTCTGCCGGCCCAGGGGCCGGAGCACCTCCGCGGTCCAGAGGCCGCCCGGATCGCCGCCCGCGCGCTTCATGTCGCGCTCTCCATGGCTCCGGGCGGGGCGAGCATCGGGTAGTGGCGTCGGATGATGTCCTTCAGCATGGCGCGCGCCCGGAACAGTCTTGACTTGACGGTTCCCTCCGGGAGATCGAGGACGCGGGCGATCTCCTCGAGGGGCATCCCCTCGAGGTGGGCCAGGACGAGCGGGGAGCGATAGTGGCCAGGAATCCTCTCGAGCGCCTCCTGCAGCAGTCGGGAGCGCTCCAGGTCGGTCGCCTGGCTTTCCAGGGAGGGACGGCCGTCCGCAAGCGAAGGGGACAGCTCCTCCATGCGGCTCTCGTGGCGCGTGCTCCTCTTCCTGTCGAGCGCGGCGTTGATCGCGATCCGGTACAGCCAGGTGGACAGGGCGTGCTCCGGACGGTAGCGGCCCAGGCTCTTGTACACCTTGTAGAACACCTCGCTGGTCACGTCTTCGACCTCGTCTCGGGGAGTGCCCATCCGCAGGGCGGCGGTCGCCACCAGACGCTGGTAGCGGCGAACCAGGACTTCGAACCGTTCGACCCGGCCCGCCAGGACATCACGGATGAGATCGACGTCCGTGGGCTCCTCGGCCATCCATCCTCCGCCGATCCCGAACGATTCTACTGACGTCCCTCACCGGAGGTTCCCGGCAAAAAGCGGGCCCGGGGGGGCCCGGCCCGCTGGGAGACCTGTGACGATCGTGTAAGCGGTGCGGGGAACGCCTATCCTGCGCCGTGTTGCGGCGAGGTTGCCGATAGGCGCCCTCAGTGCTCGAGGTTGAACATCACGAGACGCGGCTCGGACATCTCCTGCATGGCGTAGCGCGGGCCCTCTCTGCCGATGCCCGAGTCGCGCGTCCCGCCGTAGGGCATGTTGTCCACGCGCATGGTCGGCACCTCGTTCACCATGATGCCGCCCACGTGCAGCCCCCGCACGGCCAGGCGGACGAGCCTGAGATCGTGCGTGAAGATTCCGGCCTGCAGGCCGTAGCTGGAGTCGTCGGCCGCCGCCACCGCCTCCTCGAAGTCGCGGTAACGCGCCAGCGTCACCAGGGGACCGAACACCTCCTGGCAGGAGATCTTGAGAGCCTTCTCCGCGTCGGCGACGACCGTCGGTGCGACCACGTTTCCCTGCTTGCCGCCGCCGTGCAGGACGCGCGCGCCGGCCGCCTTGGCCTCCGAGATCCAGGACAGGATTCGATCGGCGCTGGCGGCGTCGATGACGGGCCCGACCACAGTGGCCGGATCCTTCGGGTCGCCGACCTTCATCTTCGCGACGCCGTCCAGGAACTTCTTCTCGAAGGCTGCGTAGACCGGCTCGTGCACGAGGACCCGCTGCACAGAAATGCACGACTGGCCCGACTGGGCAAAGCCGCCGGAGAGGCACTTCGAGACCGCGTAATCGAGGTCCGCGTCTGAGTGCACGATGCAGGCGGCGTTGCCGCCGAGCTCCAGCGTCACCCTCTTCTTCCACGCCTTCTGCTTCAGGCGCCAGCCGACGCCGACGCTGCCGGTGAACGTCAGGAAGGGAAAGCGATCGTCCGTCGCCAGGCGCTCGCCCACCGCCGGCTCGCAGTTCACGACGTTGAAACTTCCCGGCGGGGCGCCCGACTCGTGGACGATCTCAGCCAGCGTCAGCGCCTCGAGCGGAGTCTGTCGGGCCGGCTTGAGGACCATGCTGCTGCCCACGGCAAGGCAGGGGGCGAGCTTGTGGGCCACCAGGTTCAGAGGAAAGTTGAACGGCGAGATCGCCGCGATCGGGCCCACGGGCACCATGACCGTCATGGCGAAATATCCCTTTGTGTGGGCCTCGATGTCGACGGGAACCATCTCGCCCGTCCAGCGCTTCGCCTCCTCGGCGGCGAGGGTGAAGGTGGTGACGCAGCGGGCCACTTCAGCGCGGGCATACTGGATCGGCTTGCCCATCTCCTCGGTCATGGTCGAGGCGATCTCGTCCCTGCGCTTCGCCACGCCCTCGGCGATCTTGCGCAGGATGTCGGACCTGTCGCCCCGCGACAGGGTGCTCGTCTGCCTGAACGCCCGGACTGCCGCCTGGGTGGCGTCCTCCATGTCCTGTTCGCCGCCGAGATGGACCCTCGCGACTTCGTGACCGTCGTAGGGACTCGCGACGGGCTGGGTCCTGCCGGTGCCGCGCCATTGGCCGTCGATGAAGAGCTTCCGTTCCAAGGACATGACATCACCTCGCGCGTGGAGAGCCAAGAGTATAGACCAATCGGCGGGCCCGGTCGCGGGCCGCGTCGTGCTCCCCCGCAACGGTGATATCATCCGCCCCCCCATGCCCCGCTTGTCGGCCGGGACCGAGGCGTTCACCGGGCCGGATGCGCTCAGCACCGCGCACGACCTGCGCGCCGCGAATCTGTTCTGCGCCCGGCTGGCGCGCGCTCACTACGAGAATTTTCCGGTCGCCTCGCGGATCGTGCCGGCGCGTCTGCGCCCCGCCGTTCAGGCGATCTACGCTTTCGCGCGCATCGCGGACGATTTCGCGGACGAGGAGGCGCACGAAGGACGCAGGCTCGAACGTCTCGACGAATGGCGCAGGATGCTCGATGACTGTTTCCGCGGCGAGGCGATCCATCCGGTGTTCGTCGCCCTGCGTCAGGCGGTCTCGACCCACGACCTCCCGCGCCAGCCCTTTGTCGATCTCCTCGCCGCCTTCCGGATGGACGTGACGCAGACACGGTACACCGACGAGACGGCGCTCCTGGACTATTGCCGCCTGTCGGCGAACCCCGTGGGCCGACTGCTTCTTCGTCTGTTCGGTTACACGCAGGAGACGCTGACGCCGCAGTCCGACGCCCTCTGCACCGCGCTGCAGCTCGCCAATCACTGGCAGGACGTGACGATCGATCTGCGGCGGGGCCGGGTCTACCTGCCCGAGGACGCGCTGAGGCGGTTCGGGGTCACCGAATCCGATCTGCAGTCCGGCCGGGCCACAGAAGCGTTCCGCGCCCTCATGCGCGACAGGGTGGCGCGCACGCGCGCGCTGTTCGCCGCCGGACGTTCCCTGTGCGACGCCGTGCGCGGTCGGTTCCGCTGGGAGCTCCGGCTGATCTGGCTGGGCGGCCAGCGGATCCTGGATCGTATCGAGGCGTCCGGCCACGACGTGCTGTCCGCCCGGCCGAGGCTCGGTCCGGCGGACGCTCTCGTCATCCTGGGGAGGGCCCTGACGTGGAGTCGATGAGACGCGGGATGCCGGCGAGCCGCGGCGGGACGCGGCCTGGCCCTCCGCTGCGACCCGCGGGCCGTGGCCGCGCCTCCTCCGGGTCGTCCTTCCGTTACTCCTTCGGCCTCCTCCCCAGGGAGAAGAAGCGCGGCATCGAGGCGGTCTATGCCTTCTGCCGGGCGATCGACGACCTGACGGACGAGGGGCCGCTCGATGCGGACGGCGCGGAACAAGGGCTCGAGATGTACCGCGAGGAGGTCTCCCGCTGCTACGGCGGCTCGCCGATGCTCGCGGTGACGCGGGACCTCCAGGCGGCGATCCGACGCTTCGGAATCCCCAGGGAGCCGCTTCAGGACCTCCTCGAAGGTGTGGCGATGGACCTCAGGAAGACACGCTACCGGGACTTCGAGGAGCTGCGGGTCTATTGCCTCCGGGTGGCCTCGGCCGTGGGTCTGGTCTGCCTGCCGATCTTCGGCTGCGGCGACGGCCGGAGCCGGGCCTACGCCATCGATCTCGGGATCGCCCTGCAGCTCACGAACATCCTCCGGGACCTCAAGACCGACGCCGCGCGCGGTCGCATCTACCTGCCCTTGGACGAAATCACCGGATGCGGTTACAGCGAGGCGGAGCTTCTGCGCGGGGAGCGCACTCCGGGCTATCTCGATCTCATGCGGCGCCAGGCGGAAAGGGCCCACCGCCACTTTGACAGCGCGGCCCGCCTCCTGCCGGAGCCCGATCGCCCCCGTCTCGTCGCCGCGGAGGTGATGCGGGCCATCTACCTGAAGCTCCTCAGACGTATCGAGAGTCGGGATTTCCGGGTGTTCGAGCGGCGCATCACCGTGCCGCGCCTACAGCAACTCGGTGTCGCCCTGCGCGCCTGGGCGCTGGGCGAAGTCGGAAGTTAATCCGGTCATGCAAGCCGGTCTCGGGAGGATTCCCGACGCGATCGTGGTCGGGGGCGGGTTCGCGGGTCTGGCCGCGGCCACGCTCCTGGCCGACGAGGGTGCCCGGGTCCTTGTCCTCGAAGCCCGACCGCACCTCGGGGGGCGGGCCCGATCCTTCGTCGACCCGGAGACCGGCAGCGTGGTCGACAACGGCCAGCACCTGTTCATGGGGTGCTACCGCGAGACCCTCCGCTTCCTGGGTCGCCTGGGTTCTCTCGACCGTCTCTACCTGCAGCCGCGGCTACACGTTCCGTTCCTCGACCCCGGAGGGCGCGCGTCGGCCTTCTCTCTGCCGGCCCTGCCGGTCTTCTCCTGGAGCGTCCTGTGGGGGCTGCTGCGATACCCCGGTCTCCCGTTTCGGGGAAGATGGGGACTCCTGCGGGTGGCGCGGGAGGTGCGCCGCCGGACGCGCGCCGAGGGGCGCGCCTCCGCGGACGCGCTCGACGATCGGAGTGTCACGTCCTGGCTGGCCTCGCTCGGGCAGGGGACCGCCGCCGGCGAGCGTCTCTGGCGACCCCTGGCGATCGCCGCGCTGAACGAGGACCCCGACCGCGCCTCGGCCGCCATGCTCCTGCCCGTCCTGCGGGAGATGTTCATGGGTGGGGCGGCGGGCTCGCGGCTCGGTGTGCCCCGCGTCGGCCTGAGCGATCTCTATACCGAGCCCGCGGCTCATTTCCTGCGCGCCCGCGGCTCGGAGATCCGACTGCGCGCCCAGGTCAGGCAGGTGCTGTTCGAGGGCGGCCGCGCGAGCGGAGTTCTGCTGGCCGACGGCGGACGAGTCGCCGGAGCCCAGGTGATCGCGGCCGTGCCGCCGGACGACCTGCTGGAGATGCTGCCCTCCGAGATCGCCTCCGACCCGTTCTTCGCGGGCTGCTCCCGCCTCGAGACCTCGCCGATCGTCTCCGTCTACCTGTGGTTCGGGAGCGAGATCACCGATCTGCCGTTCGCCGGTCTCATCGGAGGGGAGTGGCAGTGGCTGTTCAATCGCCGCGCTTTCGCCGGCCGGAGCCCGGCAGGGCACGGAGTCACGATGG
Protein-coding regions in this window:
- a CDS encoding sigma-70 family RNA polymerase sigma factor, with the protein product MAEEPTDVDLIRDVLAGRVERFEVLVRRYQRLVATAALRMGTPRDEVEDVTSEVFYKVYKSLGRYRPEHALSTWLYRIAINAALDRKRSTRHESRMEELSPSLADGRPSLESQATDLERSRLLQEALERIPGHYRSPLVLAHLEGMPLEEIARVLDLPEGTVKSRLFRARAMLKDIIRRHYPMLAPPGAMESAT
- a CDS encoding aldehyde dehydrogenase family protein → MSLERKLFIDGQWRGTGRTQPVASPYDGHEVARVHLGGEQDMEDATQAAVRAFRQTSTLSRGDRSDILRKIAEGVAKRRDEIASTMTEEMGKPIQYARAEVARCVTTFTLAAEEAKRWTGEMVPVDIEAHTKGYFAMTVMVPVGPIAAISPFNFPLNLVAHKLAPCLAVGSSMVLKPARQTPLEALTLAEIVHESGAPPGSFNVVNCEPAVGERLATDDRFPFLTFTGSVGVGWRLKQKAWKKRVTLELGGNAACIVHSDADLDYAVSKCLSGGFAQSGQSCISVQRVLVHEPVYAAFEKKFLDGVAKMKVGDPKDPATVVGPVIDAASADRILSWISEAKAAGARVLHGGGKQGNVVAPTVVADAEKALKISCQEVFGPLVTLARYRDFEEAVAAADDSSYGLQAGIFTHDLRLVRLAVRGLHVGGIMVNEVPTMRVDNMPYGGTRDSGIGREGPRYAMQEMSEPRLVMFNLEH
- the hpnC gene encoding squalene synthase HpnC, with the translated sequence MPRLSAGTEAFTGPDALSTAHDLRAANLFCARLARAHYENFPVASRIVPARLRPAVQAIYAFARIADDFADEEAHEGRRLERLDEWRRMLDDCFRGEAIHPVFVALRQAVSTHDLPRQPFVDLLAAFRMDVTQTRYTDETALLDYCRLSANPVGRLLLRLFGYTQETLTPQSDALCTALQLANHWQDVTIDLRRGRVYLPEDALRRFGVTESDLQSGRATEAFRALMRDRVARTRALFAAGRSLCDAVRGRFRWELRLIWLGGQRILDRIEASGHDVLSARPRLGPADALVILGRALTWSR
- the hpnD gene encoding presqualene diphosphate synthase HpnD, which encodes MPASRGGTRPGPPLRPAGRGRASSGSSFRYSFGLLPREKKRGIEAVYAFCRAIDDLTDEGPLDADGAEQGLEMYREEVSRCYGGSPMLAVTRDLQAAIRRFGIPREPLQDLLEGVAMDLRKTRYRDFEELRVYCLRVASAVGLVCLPIFGCGDGRSRAYAIDLGIALQLTNILRDLKTDAARGRIYLPLDEITGCGYSEAELLRGERTPGYLDLMRRQAERAHRHFDSAARLLPEPDRPRLVAAEVMRAIYLKLLRRIESRDFRVFERRITVPRLQQLGVALRAWALGEVGS
- the hpnE gene encoding hydroxysqualene dehydroxylase HpnE, whose translation is MQAGLGRIPDAIVVGGGFAGLAAATLLADEGARVLVLEARPHLGGRARSFVDPETGSVVDNGQHLFMGCYRETLRFLGRLGSLDRLYLQPRLHVPFLDPGGRASAFSLPALPVFSWSVLWGLLRYPGLPFRGRWGLLRVAREVRRRTRAEGRASADALDDRSVTSWLASLGQGTAAGERLWRPLAIAALNEDPDRASAAMLLPVLREMFMGGAAGSRLGVPRVGLSDLYTEPAAHFLRARGSEIRLRAQVRQVLFEGGRASGVLLADGGRVAGAQVIAAVPPDDLLEMLPSEIASDPFFAGCSRLETSPIVSVYLWFGSEITDLPFAGLIGGEWQWLFNRRAFAGRSPAGHGVTMVCSAARSFVEASRETLVRKALQDLHRFVPASRRAVLRHSLVLKEKRAAMAPLRGGLALRPPWRTPVAGFHLAGDWTATGLPATIEGAVISGHACARQVLGEAQPRASLPR